The following is a genomic window from Devosia neptuniae.
TCGACGGCCTCGCGGACTTCGCCTTTGGTGGCAAGGTTGATCTCTGCGCGGGCCTCGAAGGCGGCGTCGATTGTGGCGGCGAGATCGGCGTGGGACATCAGTTCATCATCCTGGTGGGCGTTTGGGCGGACCATAGCGGGGAGCGGGATGGTGTCAATCTCGGAGCGCTGGTTAGGCCCTTTTCCCGCCGCAAAGGGACGGCTAAACAATTGTGGCAGAACTACTTGCCCGAGGGAGCATGGCGTGAACAAACAAGCAGTGATTATTGGCGTGGCGACGGCTTTTGGACTGCTTGGGACCCAGGCGCAGGCCGCCCGCATCCATGCAGAGACGGCGCCAGCGCTGAGCGAGACCGATACCTATGCGCTCGAAACGGCGGCAGCGGCTTGCAAGGATGAAGATTTTAACGCGCTGATGGGGGCCATGGCGATTTCCGAGGCGGTGCGCCTCAAATATAGCGCGCCTGAGATCACCGTGGTGAAGGACGGGACGACAAGCACTGTAGCGAGCGGGGACTATGCCGATTTTCCGATCGGCATGATGGACTATTATTATGTCAGCCGCGCCTCAATGCAGGCCTGGGACAGCAATCCGGATGCCGAGCTGGAATATCTGGATATGGAATTCAACCAGAGCCAGTACAATCAATGGGCCGTGGAGTGGCAGCATGTCCGCTTCGACGGCAATTCGGAGGGCGGAGACGATCAGGGAGAGATCGTGGAACGGTTCGGCGAGCCGGCTGTGCTCAGCTTTGAGCCGTTTGATGGGTGCTGGCGGTTGGTCGAGGATTTTCGCGGGCAGGGTTGAGGCCCGGCGAGTCTACTGCGGGATTGGAGTACCCCCACCTAGCCTCCCCCTGTCAGGGGGAGGCTCTCTCTAAAGAGACGCTATTTCAGCTCGTTCTTGGGATAGACGCCAAGCACGCGGAAATAGTCGGTGAAGAAGCCCAGTTCCTCGAAGGCATGCTGCACGCCAATATCGGAAGGGTGGCCCTCGATATCCGCGTAGAATTGAGTGGCGGTGAAGGCGCCGCCGACCATGTAGCTTTCGAGCTTGGTCATGTTGATGGAATTCGTGGCAAAGCCGCCCATGGCCTTGTAGAGCGCCGCGGGCACGTTGCGGACGCGGAAGACGAAGGTGGTCTTGACGTCGCCGGGAGCCGCCTCTTTTTGCTCGCGCGAGAGCACGAGGAAGCGGGTCGTGTTGTGCTCGGCATCTTCGATATTGGAGGCCAGCACGTTGAGGCCATAAATCTCGCCAGCAAAGCGGGAGGCGATGGCGGCGACGGATTTGTCGGCCTTCTCGGCGACTTCGCGGGCCGAGCCGGCTGTGTCCACGGCGTTGATGGTACGGAAGCCATGATCAGAAATGAATTTGCGGCATTGGCCGAGCGCGACCGACAGCGACTGTACCGCTTTAATATCGTCCAGCGTGGCGCCGGGCACGGCGAGCAGGTTCATCTCGACGCGCAGATAGGTCTCGCCGATGATGAAAAGACCGCTCTCAGGCAGCAGATGGTGGATATCGGTGATGCGGCCATAGAGCGAGTTTTCCACCGGCACGACGGCAAAGTCGGCCTTGCCGTTCTGCACGGCGGCAATGGTTTCCTCGAAGGTCACGCAGCCGATCACCTCGTCATGGGGGAAGACATTGGCGGCGGCGGCGTGGCTGAAGGCGCCCGGCTCACCCTGGAAGGCGATCTTTTTCGTCATGACACTGTCCGTAGGTCTATCGGCTGATGGCTTTTGAACCCGGGCGGATCGGGTGTCAATTCGGCCATGGGCGGGGCGGCACACGCCAAGAGGGTGGAGGAATTGTCGCAACCGGGCTTTGCCCTGTTGCACCTCACGCCTTTTTGCGACTATCTTCCGCGCGCGTCGGGCCCCTCCGTTGAGGCGATTTCCTTGTGGGACAATCGAAAGTTGGGTGGCACGGCTGACGTCCGCAGGGGATGGACCGGCAGGAAGACCAAATGAATTCGTTCGAGCTTAACAAGATCATGGGCGCCGTTCTGGGCACCCTGTTGTTTGTCATGGGTGTCGGTCTCGTTGCCGAAGCCATCTATCACCCTATCGAAGATCGCGGCCCGGGCTATGCCCTGCCCGAACCCGAGCCGACCACGGCTGTGGCCGAAGCCGGCCCGGCCGAGCCGGAAGTACCCTTGGGGACGCTGTTGGCCAGCGCCAGTGCCGAGCGCGGCGCGGCGGCGGCGCGGAAATGCCAGTCCTGCCACAATTTCGGTGAGGGTGATCCCAACAAGACCGGTCCCCACCTTTATGACGTGGTGGGTCGCCCTGAAGGCAGCGTGCCCGACTTCGCCTATTCGGACGGGATGAAGGCGCATCATGACGCCGGCGACACCTGGACCTATGAAAATCTCAACCACTTCCTGACCAGCCCGAAGGACTATGTCCCCGGCACGAAGATGAACTTTGCCGGCGTGCGTACCCCCGAGGAACGCGCCGACATCCTGGCCTATCTGCAGACGCTGTCGGCCAATCCGGTGCCGTTCCCGGCGGCGGAAGAAGCAGCGCCGGCTGCTGAGGAAGCAGCCCCTGCGGCTGAGCCTGCTCCGGCTGCCGAACCCGCCCCTGCAGCAGAGCCCGCTCCGGCTGCCGAGCCTGCTCCGGCGGCTGAACCTGCTCCTGCGGCGCCTGAGGCCGGCGCAGCAACGGAAACGCCCGAGACCACCCAGCCGGAAACGCCGGTGGAAGGCACGCCGACCACCACTGCGCCACCGCCTGCCACGACGGCTCCGGCTCCCACGACCCCACCGGCGCCAGCTACGCCCTAAAC
Proteins encoded in this region:
- a CDS encoding c-type cytochrome codes for the protein MNSFELNKIMGAVLGTLLFVMGVGLVAEAIYHPIEDRGPGYALPEPEPTTAVAEAGPAEPEVPLGTLLASASAERGAAAARKCQSCHNFGEGDPNKTGPHLYDVVGRPEGSVPDFAYSDGMKAHHDAGDTWTYENLNHFLTSPKDYVPGTKMNFAGVRTPEERADILAYLQTLSANPVPFPAAEEAAPAAEEAAPAAEPAPAAEPAPAAEPAPAAEPAPAAEPAPAAPEAGAATETPETTQPETPVEGTPTTTAPPPATTAPAPTTPPAPATP
- a CDS encoding prephenate dehydratase, with the protein product MTKKIAFQGEPGAFSHAAAANVFPHDEVIGCVTFEETIAAVQNGKADFAVVPVENSLYGRITDIHHLLPESGLFIIGETYLRVEMNLLAVPGATLDDIKAVQSLSVALGQCRKFISDHGFRTINAVDTAGSAREVAEKADKSVAAIASRFAGEIYGLNVLASNIEDAEHNTTRFLVLSREQKEAAPGDVKTTFVFRVRNVPAALYKAMGGFATNSINMTKLESYMVGGAFTATQFYADIEGHPSDIGVQHAFEELGFFTDYFRVLGVYPKNELK